In the Palaeococcus pacificus DY20341 genome, one interval contains:
- a CDS encoding glycosyltransferase, with translation MLLKIALAIIVLWDGYFFLNYLISLLNKYITKEWNPFVSILIPAYNEERNIEKAVSSALAQNYENFEVLVIDDGSEDETFEKAIQIKDPRLRVFKMPHGGKAKALNFGLSKANGEVIVTTDADTQLNNNATKELIKRFHDDVVCVGGQVRVLGHSFLERAQDVEHLRIAMFRRAKELEDLSVAPGPISAFRRDALEKIGGFVESKVEDYATTIELKKVGRVVYAPNAKAFTKMPSSIKTLWRQRKRWFLGDLEHFGGGFEKEWFFLLFGDFITLLDIILPIALALSSQWLLLGFFLAFEVLTILVPTLAEGGSLMNAFLFPFFLWFWALFYLTLHIYGYLHVLFSRV, from the coding sequence ATGTTGCTTAAAATTGCACTCGCCATCATAGTTCTGTGGGATGGATACTTTTTCCTGAATTATTTAATTAGCCTTTTAAATAAGTACATAACTAAAGAGTGGAATCCTTTTGTGAGTATCCTAATTCCAGCTTATAATGAAGAGAGGAATATCGAAAAAGCTGTTAGTTCTGCCCTTGCCCAGAATTATGAGAACTTTGAGGTTTTGGTAATAGATGATGGGAGTGAAGATGAGACCTTTGAAAAAGCTATCCAAATTAAAGACCCACGGCTAAGGGTCTTCAAAATGCCCCACGGCGGAAAAGCAAAGGCATTAAACTTTGGATTATCGAAAGCTAATGGGGAAGTAATCGTTACTACGGATGCAGATACTCAATTAAATAATAATGCAACTAAAGAATTAATTAAGCGCTTCCATGATGATGTAGTCTGTGTTGGCGGCCAAGTCAGGGTTTTAGGGCATTCTTTTTTAGAGAGAGCACAAGATGTCGAGCACTTGAGGATAGCAATGTTTAGGAGAGCGAAGGAGCTCGAAGACTTAAGCGTCGCTCCTGGCCCGATAAGTGCATTTAGAAGAGATGCATTAGAAAAAATAGGCGGCTTTGTTGAGAGCAAAGTAGAGGATTATGCCACGACCATAGAGCTCAAAAAAGTCGGCAGAGTTGTGTATGCTCCAAATGCCAAAGCGTTTACGAAAATGCCTTCTTCCATCAAAACGCTGTGGAGACAGAGAAAGAGGTGGTTTTTGGGAGATTTGGAACACTTTGGAGGTGGCTTTGAAAAGGAGTGGTTCTTTCTATTGTTTGGCGATTTTATAACTCTGCTGGACATTATTTTGCCCATAGCTTTAGCCCTAAGCTCTCAGTGGCTTCTTTTAGGATTTTTCTTAGCATTTGAGGTCTTAACCATACTCGTGCCTACTTTAGCCGAGGGAGGGAGTTTAATGAATGCCTTCCTCTTCCCCTTTTTCCTCTGGTTTTGGGCCCTTTTTTATCTGACCTTGCATATATACGGTTATTTGCATGTGCTCTTCTCAAGAGTTTAG
- a CDS encoding inorganic phosphate transporter, producing the protein MERCGMEPTIAILVAGAFMAWSVGANDSAKAVGTAVGSNILSFKQAVLLIILFSILGAYFGGSGVAQTVGKGIVPALDTSLIPFALLSAGFSVTVASLRGIPISTTQAIIGAIIGIGVYQDAPINWGVVGRTALAWIVSPLAAALFSILFFKAYEGIINRMHSIKEIEILYIWMAFLSASYASFNLGANELSNVIGLVEYGTHFGVSLKLWMAVSLALGALTFSYEVIMTIGKRLTVLGPMAAFSSQFGSSLAVTIANVFGLPVSSGQAIIGGVIGVGMLKGQKINQKLIADIVKGWVLAPVISFSMTLVLIKAFHAFLS; encoded by the coding sequence ATGGAGAGATGTGGCATGGAGCCAACGATAGCAATTCTTGTAGCTGGAGCGTTTATGGCATGGAGTGTGGGTGCAAACGACAGTGCAAAGGCTGTTGGAACAGCAGTAGGCTCCAACATATTAAGCTTCAAACAGGCTGTTCTACTAATCATCCTGTTTTCCATATTAGGTGCTTACTTCGGAGGTTCTGGAGTTGCTCAAACTGTCGGAAAAGGGATAGTGCCAGCATTGGATACGTCTCTCATCCCATTTGCACTTTTAAGTGCTGGATTCTCTGTAACAGTGGCATCCCTAAGAGGAATCCCCATTTCCACAACTCAAGCCATCATAGGAGCAATTATAGGAATAGGCGTCTATCAGGATGCTCCCATAAACTGGGGAGTGGTAGGTAGAACTGCACTGGCCTGGATAGTCTCCCCTCTTGCCGCCGCTTTATTTTCCATATTATTCTTCAAAGCTTATGAGGGGATAATCAACCGCATGCACAGCATAAAGGAGATAGAAATCCTTTACATTTGGATGGCATTTTTAAGCGCTTCCTACGCTTCTTTTAACCTTGGGGCAAACGAGCTGTCAAATGTAATCGGTCTGGTAGAGTATGGAACCCATTTTGGAGTCTCGCTGAAGCTCTGGATGGCCGTAAGCTTAGCACTTGGGGCATTAACATTCAGCTATGAAGTTATAATGACTATAGGGAAGAGGTTAACTGTGTTGGGACCAATGGCAGCTTTCTCATCCCAGTTTGGCTCTTCTCTTGCTGTAACAATTGCAAATGTGTTTGGACTTCCCGTCAGCTCAGGACAGGCAATTATAGGGGGAGTTATAGGCGTTGGAATGCTAAAAGGCCAAAAAATAAACCAAAAGCTCATAGCTGACATTGTCAAGGGGTGGGTTTTGGCACCGGTAATATCCTTTTCCATGACGTTAGTCCTCATTAAAGCGTTTCACGCTTTTCTCAGTTAG
- the tgtA gene encoding tRNA guanosine(15) transglycosylase TgtA — MLKFEVKARDAAGRIGKLEVNGKKIETPAIMPVINPKQLIVSPKELKEMGFGMIITNSYIIYKDKKLRERALEKGIHELLGYDGIIEVDSGSFQLMRYGGIEVTNREIIEFQHEIGVDIGTFLDIPTIPDAPREKAEEDLKITLERAKEAEEIKSIAMNAAVQGSTYPDLRTYAAKKLSEMDFEIHPIGAVVPLMESYRYKDLVDVVIASKQGLRPDRPVHLFGAGHPMIFALAVAMGIDLFDSASYALYAKDDRYLTPEGTKSLDELEYFPCSCPVCSRYTPQELREMPKGERTRLLALHNLWVIREELNRVKQAIKEGTLWELVDERARSHPKMFAAYKRLLEYKDYFEANEPITKNSALFKVSEESMKWPIVERAKARAERVRAKFPETMSHPIFGEIPKYLALTFPFAQSEGEEDFTIPRPTKSDAKLYIKAIAEYQFGENAGKAFEDAFVELSRKTSMPRQIKAKGKHLATFRADDGLLTLGIEGAKRLKELLPYPKMRVVVNADAEPFARKGKSVFAKFVVDADENIRPYDEVLIVNENDELLATGVTLLNGRELKIFRQGMAVRVRRGVEK, encoded by the coding sequence ATGCTGAAGTTTGAGGTTAAGGCGAGAGATGCTGCAGGAAGAATTGGAAAGCTTGAAGTAAACGGCAAAAAAATTGAGACTCCGGCGATAATGCCTGTCATAAACCCAAAGCAGCTTATTGTTTCCCCTAAGGAGCTCAAAGAAATGGGGTTCGGGATGATAATCACAAACTCCTACATCATTTATAAGGACAAAAAGCTCCGTGAGAGGGCTTTAGAGAAAGGCATTCACGAGCTTTTGGGCTACGATGGGATAATAGAAGTTGACTCCGGAAGCTTTCAGCTCATGCGCTATGGAGGAATTGAAGTTACCAACAGGGAAATCATAGAGTTCCAGCATGAAATAGGGGTTGATATTGGTACTTTCCTAGACATCCCAACCATTCCCGACGCCCCAAGGGAGAAAGCGGAGGAAGACTTAAAGATAACGCTTGAGAGAGCTAAGGAAGCGGAGGAGATTAAAAGCATCGCCATGAACGCAGCGGTCCAGGGCTCTACTTATCCCGACTTAAGGACTTATGCCGCTAAAAAGCTGAGCGAGATGGACTTTGAGATTCACCCAATTGGAGCTGTCGTGCCCTTAATGGAAAGCTACCGCTACAAGGACTTGGTAGATGTTGTTATAGCATCCAAGCAAGGCCTTAGGCCAGATAGACCAGTTCATCTCTTTGGGGCAGGCCATCCAATGATTTTCGCGTTGGCGGTGGCTATGGGTATTGATCTCTTCGATTCGGCATCTTATGCGCTCTACGCTAAGGACGACCGCTATTTAACGCCCGAAGGCACGAAAAGCCTAGACGAGCTTGAATATTTCCCGTGCTCATGTCCTGTCTGCTCACGCTACACTCCACAAGAGCTTAGGGAGATGCCAAAGGGAGAGAGGACGAGGCTTTTAGCGCTCCACAATCTGTGGGTCATAAGGGAAGAGCTCAACAGAGTTAAGCAGGCTATAAAGGAGGGGACTCTGTGGGAGCTCGTGGATGAAAGAGCTCGCTCGCATCCAAAAATGTTCGCCGCTTATAAGAGGCTCCTTGAGTATAAAGACTACTTCGAGGCAAATGAGCCTATAACCAAAAACTCCGCCCTCTTCAAGGTGAGCGAGGAATCTATGAAATGGCCCATAGTAGAGAGGGCCAAAGCGAGGGCTGAGCGCGTGAGGGCGAAGTTCCCTGAGACCATGAGCCACCCCATATTCGGTGAGATTCCAAAGTATTTAGCTTTGACTTTCCCCTTTGCCCAGAGCGAAGGTGAGGAGGACTTCACAATACCTAGGCCAACAAAGAGCGATGCAAAGCTCTACATAAAGGCCATAGCAGAGTACCAGTTCGGTGAAAACGCTGGTAAAGCTTTTGAAGATGCATTCGTGGAGCTCTCGAGGAAAACCAGCATGCCGAGGCAAATAAAAGCCAAAGGCAAGCACTTAGCAACATTCAGAGCAGATGACGGACTCCTAACCTTAGGAATCGAAGGGGCAAAGCGATTAAAGGAGCTCCTACCATATCCAAAGATGCGTGTGGTGGTTAATGCTGATGCTGAACCATTTGCAAGAAAAGGGAAGAGCGTCTTTGCGAAGTTCGTTGTGGATGCAGACGAGAACATAAGGCCTTACGATGAGGTCTTAATTGTCAATGAGAACGATGAGCTGTTGGCCACTGGGGTAACGCTCCTCAACGGTAGGGAACTCAAGATATTCAGGCAAGGCATGGCCGTTAGAGTAAGGAGGGGTGTCGAGAAGTAG
- a CDS encoding metallophosphoesterase family protein has protein sequence MYVAVLANINGNFPALMKALGKIEELKEDGYDIEKYYIMGNIIGLFPYPKEIVDALEDLIKMNDVKVIRGKYDQIIAESGSYEDVEVINAPDYVKRALKYTWEKLGHEGREFIRELPIYLVDKIGKNEIFGVYGSPLDPINGEVLPEQPSTYYDAIMRPMKKYEILFVASPKWPVNAPTRYGRVICPGSVGLPPAKEHKATFAIVDVDTLHTKFIEVDYESEKRLIEEKIRKEGLPEEIIKILYHGRV, from the coding sequence ATGTATGTAGCTGTTTTGGCAAACATAAATGGCAACTTCCCAGCTTTAATGAAGGCTTTAGGCAAAATTGAGGAGCTTAAAGAAGATGGATACGACATTGAAAAATACTACATCATGGGCAACATCATTGGGCTCTTCCCATATCCCAAAGAAATCGTTGATGCTCTTGAAGATCTCATTAAAATGAATGATGTCAAAGTAATTAGAGGTAAATATGATCAAATTATAGCCGAAAGCGGCTCCTATGAAGATGTTGAAGTTATTAACGCGCCTGATTATGTCAAGAGGGCCCTAAAATATACTTGGGAGAAGCTCGGCCACGAGGGGAGAGAGTTCATAAGAGAGCTGCCAATTTACTTGGTGGACAAGATTGGAAAGAATGAAATTTTCGGTGTTTATGGAAGCCCCCTTGACCCTATAAATGGCGAAGTCCTTCCGGAGCAGCCTTCAACGTATTATGATGCCATTATGAGACCCATGAAGAAGTATGAAATCCTCTTTGTTGCATCACCAAAGTGGCCCGTAAATGCTCCAACGAGATATGGGCGTGTAATATGTCCCGGAAGCGTTGGCCTGCCCCCCGCTAAAGAGCACAAAGCCACGTTTGCCATCGTTGATGTTGATACACTCCACACAAAGTTCATTGAAGTTGATTACGAGAGTGAGAAGAGACTCATAGAGGAAAAAATTAGAAAAGAAGGCTTGCCAGAGGAGATAATTAAAATATTGTATCACGGAAGGGTTTGA
- a CDS encoding PLDc N-terminal domain-containing protein, whose product MFNMAIFGWFMLLWLVGLLAVVWVIYDVLTKQKAMPDIEKLIWVLVAFFLGWIGAIIYYLIVKREGKYEKEELQTLP is encoded by the coding sequence ATGTTTAATATGGCAATATTCGGATGGTTCATGTTATTGTGGTTAGTTGGGCTGCTAGCGGTGGTTTGGGTGATATACGATGTTTTAACAAAACAAAAAGCCATGCCCGACATAGAAAAGCTCATTTGGGTTCTCGTGGCATTTTTCCTGGGATGGATTGGCGCAATAATATACTACCTCATAGTGAAGCGCGAAGGAAAGTATGAAAAAGAAGAACTTCAAACCCTTCCGTGA
- a CDS encoding DUF357 domain-containing protein: MREISEEKIQKYFQITKKALETLEVAVHEKSLLYSVAKDFLTMAKSYYSDAEYYYKKGDYVTAFAALNYAHGFIDAGVRLGVFKGEDNRLFAFG; encoded by the coding sequence ATGAGGGAAATAAGCGAGGAAAAAATTCAAAAATACTTTCAAATAACCAAGAAAGCCCTTGAAACGCTTGAAGTTGCTGTACATGAAAAAAGTCTCCTCTATTCTGTTGCGAAAGACTTTTTAACGATGGCCAAGAGCTACTATAGCGATGCAGAATACTACTACAAAAAAGGCGATTATGTAACGGCTTTCGCAGCCCTAAACTATGCACATGGATTCATAGATGCCGGAGTTCGCTTGGGAGTGTTTAAAGGCGAAGACAACCGTCTATTTGCCTTTGGATGA
- a CDS encoding DUF555 domain-containing protein, whose amino-acid sequence MGDYIVVLEAPIIVRDVETADDAINVAVSKVAKALNKEKLDFVRVELGYSQCPLCGNHFESAFVIGNVGLVGIYLTLKVFNAQSVEHAERIAKAVVGKALKKVPLKVFEIKEIQNGREGEGVHFEDESNN is encoded by the coding sequence ATGGGAGACTACATAGTGGTGTTGGAAGCGCCCATAATAGTGAGAGATGTCGAGACTGCTGACGATGCAATAAACGTTGCCGTCTCTAAGGTGGCAAAGGCTTTGAATAAAGAAAAGCTCGATTTTGTGAGAGTTGAACTTGGCTATTCACAGTGCCCTCTCTGTGGGAACCACTTTGAGAGTGCTTTTGTTATCGGAAATGTGGGATTGGTAGGGATTTATTTGACGCTAAAAGTGTTCAACGCTCAAAGTGTAGAGCACGCTGAGAGAATTGCAAAAGCTGTTGTTGGCAAAGCGCTAAAGAAGGTTCCGCTTAAGGTTTTTGAAATAAAGGAGATACAAAACGGAAGGGAAGGGGAAGGCGTTCACTTCGAGGATGAGAGCAACAACTGA
- a CDS encoding thioredoxin fold domain-containing protein, producing MKRIAPFIVLLLLSGFVFSLQEMKYGGITFNIASTQSELSEIIAANEGKYIFLYYYSPTCPACNYMKETTFKDPATIKLIEENLIPVAIDVNRGRDITSLRYILNTNVLVIQPDNVGYYTPKSRGEEVAVSVPGTPTMVIFKVENGKMVLKGLAVGALNSKSFDFFVRGSIGSEKADQSASREQSKEEESNLSLAVLLPIFSAGIVSVFSPCVLPLIVSGFTLIFAKRNLEVLIAGMVLSFSLLGALAGSLGAFTAQIRSLFYLIGGIGFISLGVVMINEKVNQRLRARLAFLQSLGENFAKKQGKFGDFLLGMALGTTWIGCIAPYVGFALLTAALSKGFVNGFVVMLVYSLGFGLTLYLLLSSKDLAEWINKKFLSNKISLGERNKAKWELALGAIMILIGLLMLTELTSIKLWSAIFESLA from the coding sequence ATGAAGAGGATTGCTCCTTTCATTGTTCTTCTACTGCTCAGTGGATTTGTATTCTCTCTCCAGGAAATGAAGTATGGAGGTATTACCTTCAATATCGCATCAACTCAAAGTGAGCTAAGTGAAATCATAGCTGCAAATGAGGGGAAGTACATTTTCCTTTACTACTACTCACCCACATGCCCCGCGTGCAACTACATGAAGGAGACTACCTTCAAAGACCCCGCAACCATAAAACTCATCGAAGAGAATCTCATACCAGTTGCAATTGATGTGAATAGGGGTAGGGATATAACCTCTTTGAGATACATACTCAATACTAACGTTTTAGTAATTCAGCCGGATAATGTGGGTTATTATACTCCCAAGAGCAGAGGTGAAGAGGTCGCAGTCTCTGTTCCGGGAACTCCCACGATGGTGATATTTAAAGTGGAAAATGGCAAAATGGTGCTTAAGGGACTTGCCGTTGGAGCACTAAACTCCAAATCATTCGACTTCTTTGTGAGGGGAAGCATTGGGAGTGAAAAAGCTGATCAATCTGCAAGCAGGGAGCAATCAAAAGAAGAGGAGAGCAATCTTTCCCTCGCCGTTTTGCTCCCGATATTTTCTGCAGGAATTGTGAGCGTCTTTTCACCGTGTGTTTTGCCTTTAATAGTTAGCGGGTTTACACTAATATTTGCTAAGAGAAACCTGGAAGTTTTAATAGCGGGCATGGTTCTAAGCTTTTCTCTCCTTGGCGCATTGGCGGGAAGTTTAGGTGCCTTCACAGCCCAAATTAGGTCTTTATTTTACTTAATCGGGGGGATCGGCTTCATTTCTCTTGGGGTTGTAATGATAAATGAAAAAGTTAATCAGAGGCTTAGGGCTCGTTTAGCATTTCTCCAGAGTTTAGGGGAGAACTTTGCAAAAAAGCAGGGGAAGTTTGGTGACTTTCTCCTCGGCATGGCTCTGGGCACAACTTGGATAGGGTGCATAGCTCCTTACGTAGGATTTGCACTTTTAACTGCCGCGTTGAGCAAGGGCTTTGTGAACGGTTTCGTGGTAATGCTGGTATATTCCTTGGGCTTTGGCTTAACGCTCTACTTGCTCTTAAGCTCAAAGGACTTGGCAGAATGGATTAACAAGAAGTTTCTCTCCAATAAAATCTCTCTAGGCGAAAGAAATAAGGCCAAGTGGGAGCTGGCTTTGGGAGCGATAATGATTCTCATAGGCTTGCTAATGCTGACGGAGCTGACATCCATTAAACTCTGGAGTGCAATCTTTGAGAGTTTAGCATAG
- the pyrG gene encoding glutamine hydrolyzing CTP synthase: MAKFIFVTGGVVSGLGKGITSASLGMLMKARGFKTTNIKIDPYLNYDAGTMNPYQHGEVFVLDDGGEVDLDLGNYERFLDTNLTFDHNITTGKVYSAVIEKERRGDYLGATVQVIPHITNEIKERIRKIAQDYEVVVVEIGGTVGDIESMPFLEAAREMQLEEGRENVAFVHVTYVPKLKVVGEQKTKPTQHSVKELRSLGIQPDAIIARSEDPLEEGARKKISLFTNVPEEAVISAYDVEDTYEVPLLLEKEGLARYLTKRIGLEEREPNLEDWREIVEKYKKLDKTVEIAIVGKYVKLADSYLSIKEALKHSSVANNVKVKIRWIEAEDLERDGFKLLEGVDGIIVPGGFGARGTEGKMMAVRYARENGIPFLGICFGFQLTVVEFARNVLGLKGAHSTEIDPQTPYPVVDLLPEQRGIDKLGGTMRLGAYPVKIKPNTLAHRLYGKELIYERHRHRWEVNPDFIAQFEEKGLVFSGVSGDDGRRMEILELPEHPYFIATQYHPELKSRPMKPSPVFKGLVEAAREKKYGK; the protein is encoded by the coding sequence ATGGCTAAGTTCATCTTTGTAACCGGTGGTGTCGTAAGCGGATTGGGAAAAGGAATCACCAGCGCATCCCTTGGAATGCTCATGAAGGCGAGGGGCTTCAAAACAACGAACATCAAAATCGACCCATACCTAAACTACGACGCAGGAACGATGAACCCATATCAGCACGGAGAAGTTTTTGTCCTCGATGATGGTGGAGAAGTTGATTTGGATTTAGGCAACTACGAGCGCTTCTTAGACACGAACTTAACATTTGACCACAACATAACCACAGGGAAAGTCTACTCTGCAGTCATCGAGAAAGAGCGCAGAGGCGATTACTTAGGTGCAACCGTCCAGGTCATTCCCCACATCACCAACGAGATTAAGGAGCGTATTAGGAAAATAGCCCAAGACTATGAGGTTGTTGTTGTGGAAATTGGTGGAACAGTTGGAGACATAGAGAGCATGCCTTTCCTTGAAGCTGCTAGAGAGATGCAGCTCGAAGAGGGAAGGGAGAACGTTGCCTTTGTGCATGTTACCTATGTGCCCAAACTTAAGGTTGTAGGTGAACAAAAGACAAAGCCAACACAGCACAGCGTTAAAGAGCTTAGGAGCCTTGGAATTCAGCCCGATGCAATAATCGCGAGGAGCGAAGACCCCCTAGAAGAGGGAGCGAGGAAGAAGATAAGCCTCTTTACAAACGTGCCCGAAGAGGCAGTTATAAGTGCTTATGACGTTGAAGACACTTATGAGGTGCCGCTCCTTCTTGAGAAGGAAGGATTGGCGCGCTATTTAACCAAAAGGATTGGCCTCGAAGAGAGAGAGCCCAACTTGGAAGATTGGAGAGAGATAGTTGAAAAATACAAGAAGCTTGATAAGACTGTTGAAATCGCAATAGTCGGAAAGTACGTTAAACTAGCTGATTCCTACTTGAGCATAAAAGAAGCTTTAAAGCACTCAAGTGTCGCCAACAATGTGAAGGTTAAGATAAGGTGGATAGAGGCCGAAGATTTAGAGAGAGACGGATTTAAGCTTCTCGAGGGCGTTGATGGAATAATAGTCCCAGGTGGCTTCGGTGCAAGGGGAACGGAAGGCAAAATGATGGCTGTCCGCTATGCGAGGGAGAACGGCATACCTTTCTTGGGAATATGCTTTGGATTCCAGCTCACAGTTGTTGAATTTGCAAGGAATGTTTTAGGTCTTAAAGGGGCCCATTCAACAGAGATTGACCCACAAACACCATATCCAGTTGTTGATTTGCTTCCTGAGCAGAGGGGCATCGACAAGCTAGGTGGAACAATGCGCTTAGGAGCTTACCCCGTCAAGATAAAGCCAAACACTTTGGCACACAGGCTCTACGGAAAGGAGCTAATCTATGAGAGGCACAGACACCGCTGGGAGGTTAATCCAGACTTCATAGCCCAATTTGAAGAAAAAGGCTTAGTGTTCAGCGGAGTTTCGGGAGACGACGGAAGGAGAATGGAAATTTTAGAGCTTCCAGAACACCCATACTTCATAGCCACCCAGTACCACCCAGAGCTCAAGTCTAGACCTATGAAACCTTCTCCAGTGTTTAAAGGACTTGTAGAGGCGGCAAGAGAAAAGAAGTATGGTAAATGA
- a CDS encoding LEA type 2 family protein, producing the protein MKAVLKLTSLIFLAFILWGSYLAYAVHILNPQMTAEWGYVDEDTTELWLHVSLGSKLPILANIKSATLELAGVEFGRVDNVKFGFMSDAIDIPIVIDNKKAVEALKAHIKNNENSEIKITIEASLFGISLKKELTQNVETDILSALNIQTESENAVILQTPAVERVDSRWGEVDEDITIYSDILVYNPNSFPLPVRGLEYSIDIDEYNVAQGELLEGVTIPAKGRETVKVKTILNTELLPKVWAQHIKQGERSTIGVKLYIKTTVLKKDIRIKLLDYEETIETNILKEISLMS; encoded by the coding sequence ATGAAGGCTGTGCTAAAATTAACTTCACTCATATTTTTGGCTTTCATTTTGTGGGGGAGCTATTTAGCATACGCTGTGCATATTTTAAATCCCCAAATGACTGCAGAGTGGGGTTATGTGGATGAAGATACAACCGAACTTTGGCTTCATGTGAGCTTAGGGAGCAAACTTCCAATATTAGCAAACATCAAATCAGCGACATTAGAGCTTGCGGGAGTGGAGTTTGGGAGAGTAGACAATGTGAAGTTTGGCTTCATGAGTGATGCGATTGATATTCCAATAGTGATTGATAATAAAAAGGCTGTCGAAGCACTTAAAGCCCATATAAAGAACAACGAGAACAGTGAGATTAAAATAACTATTGAAGCTTCTCTTTTTGGCATTTCTCTTAAAAAAGAGCTCACTCAGAATGTTGAAACTGACATACTCTCAGCGTTAAACATCCAAACCGAAAGCGAAAATGCCGTAATCCTTCAAACACCTGCAGTAGAGAGAGTTGACTCTAGATGGGGCGAGGTTGATGAAGATATTACAATTTACAGCGATATTTTAGTCTACAATCCAAACAGCTTCCCCCTACCTGTAAGAGGCTTAGAATACTCTATAGATATCGATGAGTACAATGTGGCTCAGGGAGAGCTTTTGGAAGGAGTTACGATACCCGCTAAAGGGCGTGAAACAGTGAAGGTAAAAACTATCCTCAATACAGAGCTGCTACCTAAGGTATGGGCTCAGCACATAAAGCAGGGAGAGAGGAGCACTATTGGGGTTAAGCTGTATATAAAGACGACCGTCCTAAAAAAAGACATCAGGATAAAGCTCTTGGACTATGAAGAAACTATCGAAACCAATATACTCAAAGAAATAAGCCTCATGTCTTAG